Proteins encoded within one genomic window of Thermococcus celer Vu 13 = JCM 8558:
- a CDS encoding L-aspartate oxidase, whose product MKVGIIGSGAAGLTAAVALARLGFDVTVIGPGIRESNSYLAQAGIALPILEGDSPKAHFLDTVKAGKYLNDEEAVWSVISKASEVYSFLTSLGLEFETNETEGGHSFPRVFTIKNETGKHMTKVLYMAAREEGVHFVDGFAEELAVRDGKAYGVFLNGELLRFDATVVATGGFSGLFKYTAGSPANLGLLIGDAVTKGAPARDLEFVQFHPTGYIGRNGVFLISEAVRGAGARLLADGERFVDELSTRDIVARAIYLQMIAGRKVFLDATGVEDFKRRFPQIYAFLRRDGIDPARDPIPVSPIAHYTIGGIATDLWYRTPVEGLYAIGEAMSNGFHGANRLASNSLLECIVSGLEVSRTIARDRPREGEVPEVPYRFDSLGDVDSLRGLLWEHAGIVRNAGSLREGLEKLDSIEADERLKLLARGVLECALAREESRGAHYREDFPFMRKNFERPGFFKGRCGL is encoded by the coding sequence ATGAAGGTTGGAATAATCGGAAGCGGTGCCGCGGGGTTGACGGCCGCGGTGGCCCTCGCGAGGCTTGGCTTCGACGTAACGGTCATCGGGCCGGGGATAAGGGAGAGCAACTCCTACCTGGCACAGGCTGGAATAGCCCTTCCCATTCTCGAAGGCGATTCTCCGAAGGCCCATTTCCTCGACACGGTGAAGGCCGGAAAGTACCTCAACGACGAGGAGGCGGTCTGGAGCGTCATCTCAAAGGCGAGCGAGGTTTACAGCTTTCTAACCTCGCTGGGGCTGGAGTTCGAGACGAACGAGACGGAGGGCGGCCATTCCTTCCCGCGCGTCTTCACGATAAAGAACGAGACCGGGAAGCACATGACGAAGGTCCTTTACATGGCCGCGAGGGAAGAGGGCGTTCACTTCGTCGATGGCTTCGCGGAGGAGCTCGCCGTAAGGGACGGGAAGGCCTACGGCGTTTTCCTCAACGGGGAGCTCCTGAGGTTCGACGCAACTGTTGTGGCAACGGGCGGCTTTTCGGGTCTCTTCAAATACACCGCGGGCTCCCCAGCTAACCTCGGCCTCCTCATCGGGGACGCCGTAACGAAGGGTGCCCCCGCGAGGGATCTCGAGTTCGTCCAGTTCCATCCGACGGGCTACATCGGGAGGAATGGCGTTTTTTTAATCAGCGAGGCCGTTAGGGGGGCCGGGGCGAGACTTTTAGCGGACGGCGAGCGCTTCGTGGACGAGCTCTCCACGAGGGACATCGTCGCGAGGGCCATCTACCTCCAGATGATAGCAGGAAGGAAGGTTTTCCTCGACGCTACGGGGGTGGAGGATTTCAAGAGGAGGTTCCCGCAGATATACGCCTTCCTGAGGAGGGACGGCATCGATCCGGCAAGGGACCCGATCCCGGTCTCTCCAATAGCCCACTACACCATCGGGGGCATAGCGACCGACCTCTGGTACAGGACGCCCGTGGAAGGGCTCTACGCAATCGGAGAGGCCATGAGCAACGGCTTCCACGGCGCCAACAGGCTCGCCAGCAACTCACTCCTCGAGTGCATCGTGAGCGGGCTCGAGGTTTCGAGGACGATAGCGCGCGACAGGCCCAGAGAGGGCGAGGTTCCGGAGGTCCCTTACCGCTTCGACTCCCTCGGGGACGTCGATTCCCTCAGGGGGCTCCTCTGGGAGCACGCGGGTATCGTGAGGAACGCCGGGAGCCTGAGGGAAGGACTGGAAAAGCTCGATTCTATAGAGGCGGACGAAAGGCTTAAACTGCTCGCGAGGGGGGTTCTCGAGTGCGCGCTGGCGAGGGAGGAGAGCAGGGGCGCCCACTACCGCGAGGACTTCCCTTTCATGAGGAAGAACTTTGAGAGGCCGGGCTTTTTCAAGGGGAGGTGCGGGCTTTAG
- the nadA gene encoding quinolinate synthase NadA: protein MEKGELVREIERLKEERNAIIMAHNYQLPEVQDVADFLGDSLELARKAVNVDADVIVFAGVDFMAETAKILNPDKTVLLPTKRATCAMANMLRVEHILEAKRRYPNAPVVLYVNTTAEAKAHADVTVTSANAVEIVGKLDSDVVIFGPDRNLAHYVAKRTGKRIIPVPEDGHCYVHRKFTLEDVERARKLYPNARLMVHPECKPEVQEEADIIVSTGGMIRRAREWDEWVVFTEREMVYRLRKLYPDIKFHPAREDATCIGMKAITLKHIYESLRDMKYEVEVPEEIAERARRAIERMLEMS, encoded by the coding sequence ATGGAGAAAGGGGAACTCGTACGGGAGATTGAACGCCTGAAGGAGGAGAGGAACGCGATAATCATGGCCCACAACTACCAGTTGCCCGAGGTTCAGGACGTAGCCGATTTCCTCGGGGACAGCCTCGAGCTCGCGAGGAAGGCGGTGAACGTTGACGCAGACGTGATAGTGTTCGCGGGCGTCGATTTCATGGCCGAGACAGCCAAGATCCTCAACCCGGACAAGACCGTCCTTCTACCGACAAAGCGGGCCACCTGCGCCATGGCCAACATGCTGAGGGTCGAGCACATCCTCGAGGCCAAGAGGCGGTATCCCAACGCGCCGGTGGTTCTCTACGTGAACACCACCGCCGAGGCCAAGGCCCACGCGGACGTCACCGTTACCTCGGCAAACGCGGTGGAAATCGTGGGAAAGCTCGACTCGGATGTAGTCATCTTCGGCCCGGACAGGAACCTCGCCCACTACGTGGCAAAGCGGACGGGCAAAAGGATAATTCCCGTCCCGGAGGACGGGCACTGCTACGTGCACAGGAAGTTCACCCTCGAGGACGTGGAGCGGGCCAGAAAACTCTACCCCAACGCCAGGCTGATGGTTCACCCCGAGTGCAAGCCGGAGGTTCAGGAGGAGGCGGACATCATCGTCTCGACCGGCGGGATGATAAGGCGCGCGCGGGAGTGGGACGAGTGGGTTGTCTTCACGGAGCGCGAGATGGTCTACCGCCTGCGGAAGCTCTACCCGGACATTAAGTTCCACCCGGCCAGGGAGGACGCCACATGCATTGGAATGAAGGCCATAACGCTCAAGCACATATACGAATCCCTGCGGGACATGAAGTACGAGGTTGAGGTGCCGGAGGAGATAGCGGAGAGGGCGAGGAGGGCCATCGAGAGGATGCTGGAGATGAGTTAA
- a CDS encoding ATP-binding protein: MNREETISQILMDYINIDVEGVERELEVPEKIPVNKAVTIIGPRRAGKTFYILQRFSRLRRAGKAALFFPLDDDRIYPPTLEDLSTLVKLFYELFPDADEKYLFLDEVQEVENWELFVKRAAEREGFRVYLTGSSSKLLGSEIATALRGRTLTFEILPFSFREFLRAKGAKFGRHPSTREEATLKALLKEYLKFGGFPEVALIEDEFLKRKVLSEYVDVMLYRDIVERHGIKNLKAVRLFLKLLVTSFAKEFSVNRTARYMKDMGVDVSRNTLYSYFDHFEEAYVVFPLRKFSHNLKEVEKSLPKVYIVDTGLINAYSPRSDVSMGRLMENAVFLELRRRGRELYYFKDERGREVDFLVKDGDGVSELIQVNYSIEEPETFKREVSALLSASERLGCENLRIINWGRDDTVEAGGKEIRLVPLWRFLLGGEEE, translated from the coding sequence ATGAATCGAGAGGAAACGATATCCCAGATTCTAATGGACTACATCAACATCGACGTTGAGGGCGTCGAGCGCGAGCTTGAGGTTCCCGAGAAAATCCCTGTGAACAAGGCTGTAACGATAATAGGCCCGAGGAGGGCGGGAAAAACGTTCTACATTCTCCAGAGATTTTCCAGGCTCAGGAGAGCTGGTAAAGCGGCCCTCTTCTTCCCCCTCGACGACGACAGGATATACCCGCCGACGCTCGAGGACCTTTCAACCCTCGTGAAGCTCTTTTACGAGCTCTTCCCCGACGCGGACGAGAAGTACCTGTTCCTCGACGAGGTTCAGGAGGTTGAAAACTGGGAGCTCTTCGTCAAGCGGGCCGCTGAGAGGGAAGGGTTCAGGGTTTACCTGACAGGGTCCTCTTCGAAGCTCCTCGGGAGCGAGATAGCGACGGCCCTCAGGGGGCGGACCCTGACGTTCGAGATACTGCCCTTCAGTTTCCGGGAATTCCTGAGGGCCAAGGGGGCCAAGTTCGGCAGACATCCATCCACAAGGGAAGAAGCGACCCTTAAAGCCCTTCTAAAGGAGTACCTAAAGTTCGGGGGTTTTCCCGAGGTCGCTCTCATCGAGGACGAGTTCCTGAAACGGAAGGTCCTCTCTGAGTACGTGGACGTTATGCTCTACCGCGACATCGTGGAGAGGCACGGTATAAAGAACCTCAAAGCCGTCAGGCTGTTCCTGAAGCTCCTCGTAACGTCCTTCGCGAAGGAGTTCTCGGTGAACAGAACCGCGAGGTACATGAAGGACATGGGGGTAGATGTCAGCAGGAACACCCTCTACAGTTACTTCGACCACTTCGAGGAGGCCTACGTGGTCTTCCCGCTCAGGAAGTTCTCCCACAACCTGAAGGAGGTTGAGAAGAGCCTTCCAAAGGTCTACATCGTTGATACCGGCCTGATAAACGCCTACTCCCCGCGCTCGGATGTTAGCATGGGCAGGCTGATGGAAAACGCGGTTTTCCTTGAGCTCAGGAGGCGGGGAAGGGAGCTCTACTACTTCAAGGACGAACGCGGCAGGGAGGTTGACTTCCTCGTGAAGGACGGCGACGGTGTTTCGGAACTCATACAGGTCAATTACTCCATCGAGGAACCCGAAACGTTTAAACGGGAGGTTTCCGCACTTCTCAGCGCCTCGGAGAGGCTCGGCTGTGAAAACCTGAGGATAATAAACTGGGGCAGGGACGACACCGTTGAGGCCGGGGGGAAGGAGATAAGGCTCGTTCCCCTCTGGAGGTTCCTGCTCGGAGGTGAGGAAGAATGA
- the nadC gene encoding carboxylating nicotinate-nucleotide diphosphorylase yields the protein MTRISYLLRFVEEDAPFGDVTSEAVIPEGTKARAVIIAKQSGVIAGVGEAKALFEHFGVKVEVKKRDGDEVREGDVIIELLGDARAILLVERTALNVMGRMSGIATEVRKLVEKVKAVNPKVRVAGTRKTLLKPMDKRAILIGGGEPHRFSLSDAILIKDNHLALVPLEEAIRRAREFSVYKVVEVEVERLEDALKAAKAGADVIMLDNMSPEEIAETVEALRREGLRDRVRIEVSGGITPQNITEYARLDVDVISLGYLTHSVRNFDVSLEILKE from the coding sequence ATGACGCGGATTTCCTATCTCCTGCGCTTCGTTGAGGAGGACGCGCCCTTCGGCGACGTCACGAGCGAGGCGGTCATCCCCGAAGGGACGAAAGCAAGGGCCGTTATAATAGCCAAGCAGAGCGGCGTCATAGCGGGCGTTGGGGAGGCCAAGGCCCTCTTCGAGCACTTCGGCGTTAAGGTTGAGGTCAAAAAGCGCGACGGCGATGAGGTCAGGGAGGGCGACGTTATCATCGAGCTCCTCGGTGATGCCCGGGCGATTCTGCTCGTCGAGAGGACGGCCTTAAACGTCATGGGCAGGATGAGCGGCATAGCCACGGAAGTGAGGAAGCTCGTGGAGAAGGTCAAGGCCGTGAACCCGAAGGTCAGGGTCGCCGGAACGAGGAAAACCCTGCTGAAGCCGATGGACAAGAGGGCCATCCTCATCGGTGGGGGCGAACCCCACAGGTTCAGCTTAAGCGACGCGATTCTAATAAAGGACAACCACTTAGCGCTGGTTCCGCTTGAGGAGGCGATAAGGCGCGCGAGGGAGTTCAGCGTCTACAAGGTCGTCGAGGTCGAGGTTGAAAGGCTGGAGGACGCGCTCAAAGCGGCCAAAGCCGGGGCCGATGTTATAATGCTCGACAACATGTCACCGGAGGAGATAGCCGAAACGGTCGAAGCGCTTAGGAGGGAGGGTCTCCGCGATAGGGTGAGGATAGAGGTCAGCGGCGGGATAACGCCCCAGAACATCACCGAGTACGCGAGGCTCGACGTCGACGTGATAAGCCTCGGCTACCTGACGCACAGCGTGAGGAACTTCGACGTGAGCTTGGAAATCCTGAAGGAGTAA
- the ptsP gene encoding phosphoenolpyruvate--protein phosphotransferase — MERQKNKVIQIPRGNIISEGYGLGTLRVLKRKKTTEKQFINLEDIKLAAKTLSSELSKIISDPSLPKEVQEISQVHQLLLEDPFLWKKLEDASADGKIMIEDYKYIRDEIISLLLSTGNPLIQQRVDDIKDLFRNLLLESPEGLDNLKSNVVYSEEFFPSDIIKLSTLGVKALLSTQGSHTTHAAILARAFEIPYIIRLPDLSEYEGKTVFVDAVIGRIVIDPDDANIREFEKITKRYTKEKEKIEKYGRLKFDDIKIMANISVPQEIEVAKRKGADGIGLFRTEFLFVGRDNPPSEEEQYLVYKKALETFYPEEVVIRLLDIGGDKKLEYLPVDDEENPFLGLRGIRLLLKHKEILKTQLRALLRASPYGNLSVLVPMVTLPEDIKGLLRIIHETKEDLLTEGRKIGSFKLGIMVEVPSIIWLIDKINPHIDFVSIGTNDLTQYIFAADRNNPSVSKYYQDEHEIIFEIITTIAEKARNFNLPVSVCGELAGKEDAVEILLQFGVKKFSVSSFKVPFIKRKIYEIQTVKKGNMKAKTSDDPSLLS; from the coding sequence ATGGAGAGGCAAAAAAATAAAGTAATCCAAATTCCAAGGGGCAATATAATATCTGAAGGCTATGGATTGGGTACTCTTAGAGTACTAAAGAGAAAAAAAACAACAGAAAAACAGTTTATCAACCTAGAGGATATCAAACTTGCCGCAAAAACTCTCTCTTCCGAGTTGAGCAAAATTATAAGTGACCCCTCATTGCCAAAGGAGGTACAGGAAATTTCGCAGGTTCATCAGCTCCTTCTTGAGGATCCGTTTCTTTGGAAAAAACTGGAAGATGCAAGCGCGGATGGGAAGATAATGATTGAAGACTACAAGTATATTCGCGACGAAATAATCTCATTATTGTTGAGCACCGGTAATCCTCTCATACAACAGAGAGTTGACGATATTAAAGACCTATTTAGAAACCTTCTTCTTGAATCTCCTGAAGGACTTGATAATTTAAAGAGTAATGTGGTATATAGTGAGGAGTTTTTCCCCTCTGATATCATAAAGTTGAGCACTCTTGGCGTCAAGGCTCTCCTTTCCACCCAAGGCTCTCACACGACTCACGCCGCCATTCTCGCTCGGGCGTTTGAAATCCCGTACATAATCCGGCTTCCTGACCTCTCAGAGTATGAGGGAAAGACGGTTTTTGTTGATGCGGTAATCGGTAGGATCGTTATAGACCCTGATGACGCAAATATTCGAGAATTTGAAAAGATAACAAAAAGGTACACAAAAGAAAAAGAGAAAATAGAAAAATACGGCAGGCTCAAGTTTGACGACATAAAGATAATGGCAAATATCAGTGTGCCCCAAGAAATAGAGGTTGCCAAAAGGAAAGGAGCAGACGGAATTGGCCTTTTTAGAACAGAATTCCTATTCGTTGGGCGGGATAATCCCCCCTCTGAAGAGGAGCAATATCTCGTTTATAAGAAGGCTCTAGAAACATTTTATCCTGAAGAAGTTGTCATTAGGTTATTAGATATTGGAGGAGACAAGAAACTTGAATACCTGCCAGTAGATGATGAGGAAAACCCATTTTTAGGATTAAGGGGGATCCGTTTACTCCTGAAGCACAAAGAGATTTTAAAAACCCAACTGAGAGCACTCCTCAGAGCATCACCCTATGGCAATCTCTCAGTTTTAGTTCCGATGGTTACTTTGCCTGAAGACATCAAAGGACTGCTCAGGATCATCCACGAAACAAAAGAAGATCTTTTAACTGAAGGAAGGAAAATAGGGTCCTTCAAGCTGGGCATTATGGTAGAGGTGCCTTCGATAATATGGCTCATCGATAAGATTAATCCCCATATTGACTTTGTGAGCATAGGCACAAATGACCTGACGCAATATATCTTTGCGGCAGATAGGAACAATCCTTCAGTATCCAAATATTACCAAGACGAGCACGAGATAATCTTTGAGATTATCACCACTATAGCTGAAAAAGCTAGAAACTTCAATCTGCCAGTTAGCGTTTGCGGGGAACTGGCAGGAAAAGAAGATGCTGTGGAGATATTACTGCAATTTGGTGTTAAAAAATTCTCCGTTTCATCCTTTAAGGTTCCCTTCATAAAAAGGAAGATTTATGAAATTCAAACTGTCAAGAAGGGGAATATGAAAGCTAAAACCTCAGACGATCCCAGTCTTTTATCATAA
- a CDS encoding HPr family phosphocarrier protein, translating to MKIRKKVVVKNPEGLHARPASELVKALLGVSSEVYIVYKGMKANAKSILNILSLGVDPGAEVEVIVSGEDAEKVIEIVEGILDGEAKK from the coding sequence ATGAAAATTAGAAAAAAAGTTGTTGTCAAAAACCCAGAAGGACTTCATGCCCGTCCGGCATCTGAGCTGGTTAAAGCTCTTTTAGGGGTTTCCAGTGAGGTCTATATTGTGTATAAAGGCATGAAGGCGAATGCAAAGAGCATCTTAAACATCCTAAGCTTAGGAGTCGACCCTGGCGCTGAAGTTGAGGTTATCGTAAGCGGAGAAGACGCTGAAAAAGTTATCGAAATTGTGGAGGGAATTCTGGATGGAGAGGCAAAAAAATAA
- a CDS encoding PTS fructose transporter subunit IIC yields the protein MPDEENRKIKIAATTACPTGIAHTYMAAEALEKAARELGVEIKVETQGARGTESQLSEKDIEEADAVIVAAATKVDLSRFEGKPIVEVPLQEAIKNAKEVLLKAIELAKEEPTRRKEQPANPPKKTRESHDIIQVNAVSGAYRHLLTGVSFMIPFVVAGGVLIALSFAFGIHAFEKEGTLAWALMKMGGGAAFKLFVPVLAGYIAYSIADKPGLAPGMVGGFLAVDMGAGFLGGIVAGYIAGYLVEYMKKVEIPDLLSGVYTIFVIPLTSVFVVGVLMIYIIGNPISSVEASLRTWLSTVSTAGAITFGLILGAMMAFDMGGPVNKAAYTFAVGLLGEGIYTPMAAVMAAGMTPPLGLALATTLKKELFTEEEIEAGRAAWILGISFITEGAIPFAAADPFRVIPSIMTGSAITGALSMALNLELRAPHGGIFAIILPNVVNHPITYLGVIAIGTIITALVVIAVKRYTRREVAFA from the coding sequence ATGCCAGACGAAGAAAATCGAAAAATAAAAATTGCGGCCACTACAGCCTGTCCAACTGGAATAGCCCACACATATATGGCAGCAGAGGCTTTAGAGAAAGCCGCTAGGGAACTGGGTGTTGAAATAAAAGTTGAGACCCAAGGAGCAAGAGGAACTGAAAGTCAGCTTTCAGAGAAGGACATTGAGGAAGCAGATGCTGTGATAGTCGCTGCCGCAACGAAAGTTGATCTCTCTAGGTTTGAAGGTAAACCAATAGTGGAAGTTCCACTTCAGGAAGCCATAAAGAATGCAAAAGAAGTCTTGCTGAAGGCCATTGAACTTGCAAAGGAAGAGCCCACCCGCAGAAAAGAGCAACCCGCAAACCCCCCTAAAAAGACAAGAGAAAGCCACGACATAATTCAGGTAAACGCGGTAAGTGGTGCATATAGACACCTACTAACAGGAGTTTCCTTTATGATACCCTTCGTCGTAGCGGGAGGTGTGTTGATAGCGCTCTCGTTCGCTTTTGGTATCCACGCGTTTGAGAAGGAAGGAACACTAGCTTGGGCACTCATGAAAATGGGTGGCGGGGCAGCATTTAAATTGTTTGTTCCAGTGCTTGCGGGATACATAGCGTACTCTATTGCAGATAAGCCAGGCCTTGCCCCAGGTATGGTTGGTGGCTTTTTAGCGGTAGACATGGGTGCAGGATTTCTTGGAGGTATCGTGGCGGGATATATAGCCGGATATCTTGTAGAATACATGAAAAAAGTAGAAATTCCCGACCTTTTAAGTGGAGTTTACACAATCTTCGTAATTCCACTAACGTCAGTATTTGTTGTAGGGGTTCTAATGATATACATAATCGGTAACCCAATATCCTCCGTTGAAGCGAGCCTAAGAACCTGGCTCTCCACTGTAAGTACTGCGGGCGCCATAACTTTCGGATTGATACTTGGAGCTATGATGGCTTTTGATATGGGTGGTCCCGTTAACAAAGCTGCTTACACGTTTGCGGTTGGTCTTCTCGGAGAAGGAATTTACACACCAATGGCAGCAGTTATGGCAGCGGGTATGACACCACCTCTCGGTCTTGCACTTGCCACAACCCTGAAGAAAGAGCTGTTTACAGAAGAGGAAATTGAGGCAGGAAGAGCTGCATGGATCTTGGGAATATCTTTCATTACAGAGGGTGCGATCCCATTCGCTGCAGCAGACCCGTTCAGAGTAATCCCATCTATAATGACAGGATCAGCAATTACAGGGGCACTCTCAATGGCACTAAATCTGGAACTTAGGGCACCTCATGGAGGAATATTCGCAATAATCTTACCAAACGTCGTCAATCACCCAATCACTTACCTAGGTGTGATAGCAATTGGAACAATAATTACAGCACTGGTAGTTATTGCCGTGAAGAGATACACACGTAGAGAGGTAGCTTTTGCTTGA
- a CDS encoding PTS sugar transporter subunit IIA — protein MTEIKEVIREELIKMELKKRNKREVILELIDLLYEYGVVKDKEKFFEDVWAREQITPTGVGFGVAIPHAKSSAVVSPVVAIGKSSRGVDFEAIDDKPVHLVFLIGVPENARDLHLKILSSLSRRLVHEEFREALMRAKSPHEIVEILSKNIEG, from the coding sequence ATGACTGAGATTAAAGAGGTAATTCGAGAGGAGCTAATTAAAATGGAACTAAAGAAGAGAAACAAGAGAGAAGTTATACTTGAACTCATTGATTTACTTTACGAATATGGAGTTGTCAAGGATAAGGAGAAGTTCTTCGAAGATGTATGGGCAAGGGAGCAGATAACACCAACTGGAGTTGGGTTTGGTGTTGCAATACCTCACGCTAAAAGCTCTGCTGTAGTGTCCCCTGTAGTGGCCATCGGAAAATCAAGTAGAGGTGTTGATTTTGAGGCCATAGACGATAAGCCCGTCCATTTGGTGTTCTTGATAGGGGTTCCTGAGAATGCACGAGATCTTCATCTGAAAATACTAAGTTCCCTCTCCAGAAGACTCGTCCATGAAGAGTTTAGGGAGGCCCTGATGAGGGCAAAAAGCCCTCACGAGATTGTGGAGATTTTGAGTAAGAACATTGAAGGATAA
- a CDS encoding 1-phosphofructokinase family hexose kinase produces the protein MILSVAMNPAIDKTLFVEELKLGATNRAVDVSRNIGGKGINVAKNARALGAEVTVVGFIGEKSKLVFEDYLSSLGIKYDFVVIPQVDVRENIKLIETSTGRLTEINEGGPEVSKQLFEVLKQKISQYSKRADVTVLSGSLPQGLSVSAYKEIITEIRENTKVILDASGDALKQGIEASPFMIKPNLQEFSQLLGKNFEEIREIVAAARELMDKYGISVICVSMGARGSVTITSERAYYAEPLYIEDVKTPVGAGDALVAGFAHAFEKGLGIVDAIKIATATASTSIISEDTGPIDLEVFRALLSRIEITEGDKQ, from the coding sequence GTGATACTTTCTGTTGCAATGAATCCGGCTATTGACAAGACCCTTTTTGTTGAGGAACTAAAACTTGGAGCAACTAATAGGGCCGTAGATGTCAGTAGAAACATTGGAGGAAAAGGCATTAATGTAGCTAAAAATGCTCGAGCACTTGGCGCAGAGGTTACAGTTGTGGGGTTTATTGGAGAGAAAAGCAAGCTTGTGTTTGAGGACTATCTTTCATCTTTGGGAATAAAATATGATTTTGTAGTTATTCCCCAAGTGGATGTTCGGGAGAACATAAAATTAATAGAAACTAGTACTGGACGGCTTACTGAGATTAATGAAGGAGGTCCTGAAGTTAGCAAACAACTCTTTGAAGTCTTAAAACAAAAGATTTCTCAATATTCTAAACGAGCAGATGTCACAGTATTATCTGGTTCCCTCCCTCAGGGATTGTCAGTTTCTGCTTACAAGGAGATTATCACAGAAATTCGAGAGAATACAAAAGTCATCCTTGATGCAAGCGGAGATGCGTTAAAACAGGGGATCGAAGCTTCCCCGTTTATGATAAAACCTAATCTCCAAGAATTTTCACAGCTACTTGGGAAGAATTTTGAAGAAATTCGTGAAATAGTGGCCGCGGCTAGAGAGTTGATGGATAAATATGGAATAAGCGTCATATGTGTTTCTATGGGAGCGCGGGGAAGTGTTACAATAACTTCAGAAAGAGCATATTACGCTGAGCCTCTTTATATTGAAGATGTAAAAACTCCTGTAGGTGCAGGAGATGCATTAGTGGCAGGTTTTGCTCACGCTTTTGAAAAAGGGCTTGGTATTGTTGATGCTATCAAAATTGCAACGGCTACTGCTTCTACCTCAATAATATCGGAAGATACGGGTCCGATTGATTTAGAAGTTTTTCGGGCATTACTTTCGAGGATTGAGATTACAGAGGGGGATAAACAATGA
- a CDS encoding DeoR/GlpR family DNA-binding transcription regulator, translating into MFAEERRAKILEFLRRHKSMTVSELAKILNVSEPTIRRDLAFLESKRQIIRTHGGAIAIEYLSYEPTFFEKESLEKSAKEEIGKLVNDLVKDGDIIVLDSGTTTLEITRNLEDKNITVITNSPLIVRELSIRKNVEVILTGGTLKKGTLALVGPIAENTLSKLHADMAFVGANGITLDAITTTNLLEAEIKRIMIKIASTPYIVVDHSKFGRTAFVKFAEPKEVSAIITDSGIDPKWITAFKERKIQLITLGGVGR; encoded by the coding sequence ATGTTTGCAGAAGAGCGAAGAGCTAAAATCTTGGAGTTCCTACGGAGGCACAAGAGCATGACTGTTTCTGAGTTAGCTAAAATACTCAATGTTTCCGAACCCACGATAAGGAGGGACCTGGCATTTTTAGAAAGTAAAAGACAGATAATTCGGACTCATGGGGGAGCTATAGCAATAGAGTACCTTTCTTATGAACCTACGTTCTTTGAGAAAGAATCTCTTGAGAAATCCGCCAAGGAAGAAATCGGGAAATTAGTTAATGATCTCGTGAAGGATGGGGACATCATAGTTTTGGATTCTGGGACGACTACTCTAGAGATAACCCGAAACCTTGAAGATAAAAATATCACGGTAATCACGAATTCCCCCCTTATAGTTAGGGAACTCTCTATACGAAAAAACGTGGAAGTAATACTTACAGGGGGAACTCTTAAAAAGGGGACACTTGCTTTGGTGGGCCCAATAGCAGAGAATACCTTGTCTAAGTTACATGCAGATATGGCTTTCGTTGGGGCTAATGGTATTACGTTAGATGCAATAACAACTACAAACTTGCTGGAAGCTGAAATTAAGAGGATAATGATTAAAATTGCCTCGACGCCATATATTGTGGTGGATCATTCGAAGTTTGGTAGGACTGCTTTTGTGAAATTTGCAGAACCAAAGGAGGTTTCTGCGATAATAACAGACTCTGGAATTGATCCTAAGTGGATTACGGCGTTCAAAGAACGGAAGATTCAGCTTATAACACTGGGAGGTGTGGGCAGGTGA